In the genome of Arthrobacter alpinus, the window CACACCAGTCGGAACTGCGATCAGCATCGTCATGAAGGAGAAGAACGGCAGCATGACCTGGCCGGTCACGTACATGTGGTGAGCCCACACTGTGACGGACAGGGCAGCGATGGCAATGGTTGCAAAGACAAGACCCTTGTAACCAAAGATCGGCTTGCGGCTAAAGACCGGGAAGATCTCAGAGACAATACCGAAGAACGGCAAGGCAATGATGTAAACCTCCGGGTGGCCGAAGAACCAGAACAAGTGCTGCCACAACATGGCTCCACCAAATTCGGCATCAAAGATGTGAGCACCGAAGCGGCGGTCAGCACCAAGCGCGAACAGGGCAGCTGCCAACGGCGGGAAAGCCATGAGGACCAAGATACCGGTCACCAGGGTGTTCCAGGTGAAGATCGGCATACGCCACATGGTCATGCCGGGGGCACGCATGCAAATGATGGTGGTGATGAAGTTGACGGAACCAAGGATGGTTCCGAAACCTGACAGTGCAAGTCCGAAGACCCACAAGTCACCGCCAACGCCGGGACTGAAGGTGGTGTTGGACAGCGGCGCGTAGGCAAACCAGCCGAAGGCTGCAGCGCCCTGAGGGGTGATGAAACCAGCAACGGCAATGGTGCTGCCAAAGAGGAAGAACCAGAAAGCCAGGGCGTTCAGACGCGGGAAGGCAACGTCGGGAGCACCAATTTGCAACGGCATGATGACGTTGGCAAAGCCTGCGAACAGCGGCGTTGCAAACATGAGCAGCATGATGGTGCCGTGCATGGTGAACAGCTGGTTGTACTGGTCTTTGGTCTGCAGGATCTGCATACCGGGTTCAAACAGTTCCGCCCTGATGACAAGCGCCATGACGCCGCCGAGGCAGAAGAAAATAAATGATGCAATCAGGTACATGTAGCCGATTGTCTTGTGGTCTGTTGAGGTGATCCAGTTGACGACAATGCGTCCCTTGGATACCGGAACAACCCTAGGTGCTGCCGAATTTACTTCGGTCGCCGAGTACTCGAGCGTAGACACTTTCCTCTCCCCCCTACTTCGTTGCGTTCAGGTTAGGATTACGGTCGTACTCTTCGCCGATGTTTCCGGTCTGGCCCTTGGCCTTGAGCTCTGCGAGGTGCGCATCGAACTCGGCCTGCGTGACAACCTTGACATTGAAGAGCATTTCAGAGTGGTACTCGCCGCAGAGTTCAGCGCACTTACCGTCGAACGTACCCAGCGCCGTCGGCGTCAGGGTCATGTAGTTCGTCTTGCCGGGAAGCATGTCCTTCTTGTCAAGGAACGCCGGGACCCAGAAGGAGTGAATCACTTCGCGGGAGTTCAGCTGAAGCTCTACTGATCGGTTGATCGGCAGGTACAAGGTGGGAAGCTTCGACTTGTCGATCGGCTTGCCGTCCAAGGTCGCCTGGACACCAGCTGAGTACACAGCGTCCTTGACGTCATTTCCTTGCACATAGTTGAAATCAAAAGACCACTGCTTGGCCCGGACGTCGATAGTGACATCAGGGTTGTCAACGCGTGCGTTGATCGATTCCTGCTCAACGTTGGTGAAGTGGAAGAACACCAGCACCATGAAGAGGGGAATCAGTGTGTAAAAAATCTCCAACGGGAGGTTGTAGCTGGTCTGGCGCGGGTAGCCGGTGGCGCCCTTGCGTCGACGGTAGGCAATGATGCACCAGATGATCAAGGCCCAGGTGATCAGGCCGATAATCAAGACTGTGATCCAGGAATTGACCCAGAGGTCAATGATTCCTGCTGTGTGATTGGTGTTATCACGTTCGGCTGGCAACCAGCCGTTCTTACTCTCTGCCGTGCATCCTGACAAAGCTAACGCTCCGGCAATAGCCAACCCAGCGATGGGGATGACTTTTGCGCGTCGGCTGCCGGTTCGGTCCTGCGAACTCACAGACGGCCCTTCCTCTTGTTACTGCGCTCAGCGGCGGCCTCTGGGGCCACTGGAGCTAAATGGGTTTTACTACTCGATGTAGAGCTTACCGCTATGGCGCGCA includes:
- the ctaD gene encoding cytochrome c oxidase subunit I; this translates as MSTLEYSATEVNSAAPRVVPVSKGRIVVNWITSTDHKTIGYMYLIASFIFFCLGGVMALVIRAELFEPGMQILQTKDQYNQLFTMHGTIMLLMFATPLFAGFANVIMPLQIGAPDVAFPRLNALAFWFFLFGSTIAVAGFITPQGAAAFGWFAYAPLSNTTFSPGVGGDLWVFGLALSGFGTILGSVNFITTIICMRAPGMTMWRMPIFTWNTLVTGILVLMAFPPLAAALFALGADRRFGAHIFDAEFGGAMLWQHLFWFFGHPEVYIIALPFFGIVSEIFPVFSRKPIFGYKGLVFATIAIAALSVTVWAHHMYVTGQVMLPFFSFMTMLIAVPTGVKFFNWIGTMWRGSLTFETPMLWSIGFLITFLFGGLTGIILASPPLDFHVSDTYFVVAHFHYVVFGTVVFAMFAGFYFWWPKFTGRMLNERLGKIHFWLLFLGFHGTFLIQHWLGVLGMPRRYADYMVEDNFTWMNQFSTISSFVLGASMIPWFWNVYITWRSGKKVEVDDPWGFGASLEWATSCPPPRHNFTSLPRIRSERPALDLHHPELAPHYVPAATIASSKGAK
- the coxB gene encoding cytochrome c oxidase subunit II; the encoded protein is MSSQDRTGSRRAKVIPIAGLAIAGALALSGCTAESKNGWLPAERDNTNHTAGIIDLWVNSWITVLIIGLITWALIIWCIIAYRRRKGATGYPRQTSYNLPLEIFYTLIPLFMVLVFFHFTNVEQESINARVDNPDVTIDVRAKQWSFDFNYVQGNDVKDAVYSAGVQATLDGKPIDKSKLPTLYLPINRSVELQLNSREVIHSFWVPAFLDKKDMLPGKTNYMTLTPTALGTFDGKCAELCGEYHSEMLFNVKVVTQAEFDAHLAELKAKGQTGNIGEEYDRNPNLNATK